In Rhododendron vialii isolate Sample 1 chromosome 9a, ASM3025357v1, the following are encoded in one genomic region:
- the LOC131300796 gene encoding probable xyloglucan endotransglucosylase/hydrolase protein 28, whose protein sequence is MDFHLGFLVLCSVLVLASGNSRNLPIVSFEEGYSHLFGDDNLMVLRDGKSVHLSLDKRTGSGFVSQDLYLHGFFSASIKLPADYTAGVVVAFYMSNGDMYEKNHDELDFEFLGNIRGKDWRIQTNVYGNGSTSTGREERYGLWFDPSEDFHHYSILWTQNQIIFYVDNVPIREIKRTEAMGGDFPSKPMTLYATIWDGSDWATNGGRYRVNYKYAPYIAEFSNFVLHGCAINPIEPSSKCDHASNSDSISTGITSEQRTKMESFRTKHMQYSYCYDKNRYKIPPPECVIDPREAEQLRGFDPVTFGGVRRHHGKHHHRSRSSTAI, encoded by the exons ATGGATTTCCATCTGGGTTTCCTCGTGCTGTGCTCTGTTCTTGTTTTGGCTTCTGGGAATTCAAGAAATCTCCCGATCGTATCGTTTGAAGAAGGGTATTCACACCTTTTTGGTGATGACAATCTCATGGTCCTAAGGGATGGAAAATCAGTCCATCTCTCTCTAGATAAACGAACAG GCTCTGGATTTGTGTCTCAAGACCTTTATCTGCACGGATTCTTCAGTGCTTCTATCAAACTGCCTGCGGATTACACTGCTGGTGTTGTTGTTGCATTTTAT ATGTCAAATGGGGACATGTATGAGAAAAATCACGACGAGCTGGACTTCGAGTTCTTGGGGAACATCAGAGGCAAAGACTGGAGGATTCAGACGAATGTTTATGGAAATGGAAGCACAAGTACTGGTAGAGAAGAGAGATACGGCCTGTGGTTTGATCCTTCTGAGGATTTCCATCACTACAGTATTCTCTGGACTCAGAATCAGATCAT ATTTTATGTTGACAATGTACCCATAAGAGAGATCAAAAGGACAGAAGCAATGGGTGGAGACTTCCCCTCTAAGCCAATGACTTTGTATGCCACAATCTGGGATGGTTCTGACTGGGCCACAAATGGGGGTAGGTACAGAGTCAATTACAAATATGCCCCTTACATTGCCGAATTTTCCAACTTCGTCCTCCACGGCTGCGCTATCAACCCGATTGAGCCGTCGTCAAAATGTGACCATGCATCAAATTCCGATTCCATCTCTACTGGTATCACATCCGAACAACGAACCAAAATGGAGAGTTTCAGAACCAAGCATATGCAATATTCCTATTGCTATGATAAAAACcggtacaaaattcctccaccAGAGTGTGTAATCGATCCGCGGGAAGCAGAGCAGCTTAGAGGTTTTGACCCTGTCACGTTCGGTGGGGTACGTCGCCACCATGGGAAACACCACCACCGGAGCCGATCAAGCACGGCTATCTGA
- the LOC131300795 gene encoding anthranilate synthase beta subunit 1, chloroplastic-like has product MTAGILSQSTLLSPSPPRKTLTPPRLLPSRVSLPSHKPFLSHGSPSLRMEDRIMTKLPTAVSENSSALSPVDLEKKTRNPIVVIDNYDSFTYNLCQYMGELGCDFEVYRNDELTVDELKKKNPRGVLISPGPGAPQESGISLQTVLELGPMVPLFGVCMGLQCIGEAFGGKIVRSPYGVVHGKSSLVYHNEGGEDGLFTGLSNPFTAGRYHSLVIEKESFPHEVLEITAWTEDGLVMAARHKVYRHLLGVQFHPESIITSEGKMIVKNFIKLIERKEAESSN; this is encoded by the exons ATGACCGCCGGGATCCTCTCTCAATCCACTCTCCTGTCGCCATCTCCGCCGCGCAAAACCCTAACACCACCGCGTCTTCTCCCGTCCAGGGTCTCTCTTCCTTCTCACAAGCCCTTTCTCAGCCATGGCTCGCCGTCTCTCCGAATGGAAGATAGGATTATGACGAAACTGCCCACGGCCGTATCTGAAAATTCCTCAGCATTGTCTCCGGTCGATTTGGAGAAGAAGACGAGGAATCCGATTGTGGTGATCGATAATTACGATAGCTTCACTTACAATCTTTGCCAG TATATGGGAGAACTGGGTTGTGACTTTGAGGTTTACCGGAATGATGAGCTGACCGTagatgaattgaaaaa AAAAAATCCAAGAGGAGTGCTTATATCCCCAGGACCAG GTGCACCTCAGGAATCAGGAATATCATTGCAAACTGTGTTGGAACTTGGACCTATGGTACCTTTGTTTGGTGTCTGTATGGGACTACAGTGCATTGGGGAGGCTTTTGGAG GGAAGATAGTGCGTTCTCCGTACGGTGTTGTGCATGGAAAAAGTTCCCTTGTCTATCATAACGAGGGTGGGGAAGATGGCTTGTTTACTGGATTATCAAA CCCTTTCACTGCTGGTAGATATCATAGCCTTGTGATCGAAAAAGAGAGTTTTCCGCATGAAGTACTGGAGATAACTGCATGGACAGAGGATGGACTGGTAATGGCTGCCCGCCACAAAGTATATAGGCATCTATTG GGGGTGCAGTTCCACCCAGAAAGCATCATAACCTCTGAAGGCAAGATGATTGTCAAAAACTTTATCAAACTGATAGAGAGAAAGGAAGCTGAATCTTCAAACTAG
- the LOC131299722 gene encoding replication protein A 70 kDa DNA-binding subunit D-like: protein MIKCENDINMIPVAERVEMHVDAQVPMEEHNREAGPPKGEVVQHQGDAKSVVEVSNVHVNCTTGDIMDVPYPYFTDLRQNGYLWRVKARLVRMVEVINPLLPSVTLRLILLDEQGHAMEAIVWPEEVAYFKEHLYEGRVYFLKSVEIMEADEKFKLVPYCFKMSFTDDTRVEHYMFKCDRIPLHWDFNIKLRDIHHFTNKYEQLIDVVGLVVNVTECRIAGKRNSRVRDVVLLDPS, encoded by the exons ATGATAAAATGTGAGAATGATATTAATATGATTCCAGTGGCTGAAAGAGTTGAGATGCATGTGGATGCTCAAGTACCAATGGAAGAGCATAATAGAGAAGCAGGCCCACCAAAGG GTGAAGTAGTCCAACATCAAGGGGATGCAAAAAGCGTAGTTGAAGTGTCAAATGTACATGTGAACTGCACAACTG GTGATATAATGGACGTCCCTTATCCTTATTTTACTGATTTACGCCAAAATGGATATTTATGGAGAGTAAAAGCTCGATTGGTAAGGATGGTAGAAGTGATTAATCCGCTTCTACCTTCCGTGACGCTCAGATTGATCTTACTTGATGAACAG GGTCATGCCATGGAGGCCATTGTATGGCCCGAAGAAGTAGCCTACTTTAAAGAACATCTTTACGAGGGTAGGGTCTACTTTTTAAAATCTGTGGAGATTATGGAAGCTGATGAAAAGTTTAAATTAGTCCCGTACTGCTTCAAGATGTCTTTCACCGATGACACAAGGGTAGAACACTACATGTTCAAATGTGATAGAATCCCTCTTCATTGGGATTTCAATATAAAATTACGAGACATCCACCATTTCACCAACAAGTATGAGCAATTGATAG ATGTGGTTGGATTGGTTGTTAACGTCACAGAATGTCGAATTGCTGGAAAACGAAATTCTAGGGTTAGAGATGTGGTGTTGCTTGACCCAAG TTAA